The nucleotide sequence GCTGCTTGTGCTGCAACCGTTGGCATCGGTGATCGTGACGCTGTAGTTGCCGGCGGTCAGGTTGCTGACATCCTCCGTGGTTGCGCCGTTGCTCCAGTTGAAGGTGTAGGCTGTGCAATCTGCGCCGCCGGTGACCGTCAAGTTGATGCTGCCGTCATTGGCGCCGTTGCAGCTCACGTTGGTTCCGCAGACATAAGTTGCGGCTACGCCGGAGCTGACGAGCAATGCTGGCTCGGTCAGCGTGAAGCTTGAGCTGGTTGAACAGCCGTTTGCATCGGTCACTGTCACGCTGTAGTTGCCAGCACGCAGGTTGCTGACGTCCTCGGTGGTTGCGCCGTTGCTCCAGTTGAAGGTGTAGGCTACGCAATCTGCGCCGCCGGTGACCGTCAAGTTGATGCTGCCGTCATTGGCACCGTTGCAGCTTACGTTCGTTCCGCAGACATACGTTGCGGCGACACCGCTGCTGACCAACAATGCTGGCTCGGTGAGCGTGAAGCTCGAGCTGGTTGAACAGCCGTTCGCATCGGTGATGGTGACGCTGTAGTTGCCAGCAGTCAGGTTGCTGACGTCTTCTGTTGTTGCGCCGTTGCTCCAGTTGAAGGTGTAGGCCGTGCAGCTTGCGCCGCCGGTGACCGTCAGGTTGATGCTGCCGTCATTCGCGCCGTTGCAGCTCACGTTCGTTCCGCAGACATAAGTTGCGGCCACGCCGGAGCTGACCAGCAAGGCTGGCTCGGTGAGCGTGAAGCTGCTGCTTGTGCTGCAACCGTTGGCATCGGTGATCGTGACGCTGTAGTTGCCAGCGGTCAAGTTGCTGACGTCCTCGGTCGTTGCGCCGTTGCTCCAGTTGAAGGTGTAGGCTACGCAATCTGCGCCGCCGGTGACCGTCAAGTTGATGCTGCCGTCATTGGCGCCGTTGCAGCTCACGTTGGTTCCGCAGACATAAGTTGCGGCGACGCCGCTGCTGACCAACAATGCTGGCTCGGTGAGCGTGAAGCTTGAGCTGGTTGAACAGCCGTTCGCATCGGTGATGGTGACGCTGTAGTTGCCAGCGGTCAAGTTGCTGACATCCTCGGTCGTTGCGCCGTTGCTCCAGTTGAAGGTGTAGGCCGTGCAGCTTGCGCCGCCGGTGACCGTCAGGTTGATGCTGCCGTCATTGGCACCGTTGCAGCTCACATTCGTTCCGCAGACATAGGTTGCGGCGACACCGCTGCTGACCAACAAGGCTGGCTCGGTGAGCGTGAAGCTGCTGCTTGTGCTGCATCCGTTGGCATCGGTGATGGTGACGCTGTAGTTGCCTGCGGTGAGACCGCTGACGTCTTCGGTCGTTGCGCCGTTGCTCCAGTTGAAGGTGTAGGCTGTGCAGCTTGCGCCGCCGGTCACCGTCAAGTTGATGCTGCCGTCATTGGCACCGTTGCAAGAGACATTCGTTCCGCAGACATAGGTTGCGGCGACGCCGGAGCTGACCAACAAGGCTGGCTCGGTGAGCGTGAAGCTGGAGCTGGTTGAACAGCCGTTCGCATCGGTGATGGTGACGCTGTAGTTGCCAGCGGTCAAGTTGCTGACGTCTTCGGTTGTCGCGCCGTTGCTCCAGTTGAAGGTGTAGGCTGTGCAAGATGCGCCGCCGGTGACCGTCAAGTTGATGCTGCCGTCATTCGCGCCGTTGCAAGAGACGTTCGTTCCGCAGACATAGGTTGCGGCGACGCCCGAGCTGACCAACAAGGCTGGCTCGGTGAGCGTGAAGCTGCTGCTTGTGCTGCAACCGTTGGCATCGGTGATGGTGACGCTGTAGTTGCCAGCGGTCAAGTTGCTGACGTCTTCCGTTGTTGCGCCGTTGCTCCAGTTGAAGGTGTAGGCTGTGCAAGCTTGCACCGCCGGTCACCGTCAAGTTGATCGAGCCGTCATTCGCACCGTTGCAAGAGACATTCGTTCCGCAGACATAGGTTGCGGCTACGCCAGAGCTGACCAACAAGGCTGGCTCGGTGAGGGTGAAGCTGCTGCTTGTGCTGCAACCGTTGGCATCGGTGATGGTGACGCTGTAGTTGCCGGCAGTCAGGTTGCTGACGTCCTCGGTCGTTGCGCCGTTGCTCCAGTTGAAGGTGTAGGCTACGCAATCTGCGCCGCCGGTGACCGTCAAGTTGATGCTGCCGTCATTGGCGCCGTTGCAAGAGACATTCGTTCCGCAGACATACGTTGCGGCGACACCAGAGCTGACCAACAAGGCTGGCTCGGTGAGCGTGAAGCTGCTGCTTGTGCTGCAACCGTTGGCATCGGTGATGGTGACGCTGTAGTTGCCAGCGGTCAGGTTGCTGACGTCCTCTGTTGTCGCTCCGTTGCTCCAGTTGAAGGTGTAGGCTGTGCAAGATGCGCCGCCAGTGACCGTCAAGTTGATGCTGCCGTCATTCGCGCCGTTGCAAGAGACATTCGTTCCACAGACATACGTTGCGGCAACACCGCTGCTGACCAACAAGGCTGGCTCGGTGAGCGTGAAGCTGCTGCTTGTGCTGCATCCGTTCGCATCGGTGATCGTGACGCTGTAGTTGCCAGCGGTCAGGTTGCTGACATCTTCGGTGGTTGCGCCGTTGCTCCAGTTGAAGGTGTAGGCTGTGCAGCTTGCGCCGCCGGTGACCGTCAAGTTGATGCTGCCGTCATTGGCACCGTTGCAAGAGACATTCGTTCCGCAGACATAGGTTGCGGCGACACCGGAGCTGACCAACAAGGCTGGCTCGGTGAGCGTGAAGCTGCTGCTTGTGCTGCAACCGTTGGCATCGGTGATCGTGACGCTGTAGTTGCCAGCAGTCAGGTTGCTGACATCCTCTGTTGTTGCGCCGTTGCTCCAGTTGAAGGTGTAGGCTGTGCAAGCTTGCACCGCCGGTCACCGTCAAGTTGATGCTGCCGTCATTCGCGCCGTTGCAAGAGACATTCGTTCCGCAGACATAGGTTGCGGCGACACCGGAGCTGACCAACAAGGCTGGCTCGGTGAGCGTGAAGCTCGAGCTGGTTGAGCAACCGTTCGCATCGGTGATGGTGACGCTGTAGTTGCCAGCGGTCAGGTTGCTGACGTCTTCGGTGGTTGCGCCGTTGCTCCAGTTGAAGGTGTAGGCTACGCAATCTGCGCCGCCGGTGACCGTCAAGTTGATGCTGCCGTCATTGGCACCGTTGCAGCTTACGTTCGTTCCGCAGACATAGGTTGCGGCTACGCCGGAGCTGACCAACAATGCCGGCTCGGTGAGCGTGAAGCTTGAGCTGGTTGCTGCAGCCGTTGGCATCGGTGATGGTGACGCTGTAGTTGCCAGCGGTCAAGTTGCTGACATCCTCGGTCGTTGCGCCGTTGCTCCAGTTGAAGGTGTAGGCTACGCAATCTGCGCCGCCGGTGACCGTCAAGTTGATGCTGCCGTCATTCGCGCCGTTGCAACTTACATTCGTTCCGCAGACATAGGTTGCGGCAACACCGCTGCTGACCAACAAGGCTGGCTCGGTGAGCGTGAAGCTTGAGCTTGTGCTGCATCCGTTGGCGTCGGTGATCGTGACGCTGTAGTTGCCAGCGGTCAGGTTGCTGACGTCTTCGGTCGTTGCGCCGTTGCTCCAGTTGAAGGTGTAGGCCGTGCAGCTTGCACCACCGGTCACCGTCAAGTTGATGCTGCCGTCATTCGCGCCGTTGCAAGAGACATTCGTTCCGCAGACATAGGTTGCGGCTACGCCGGAGCTGACCAGCAATGCTGGCTCGGTGAGCGTGAAGCTGCTGCTTGTGCTGCAACCGTTGGCATCGGTGATGGTGACGCTGTAGTTGCCAGCGGTCAGGTTGCTGACATCCTCGGTGGTCGCGCCGTTGCTCCAGTTGAAGGTGTAGGCTGTGCAAGATGCGCCGCCGGTCACAGTCAAGTTGATGCTGCCGTCATTGGCGCCGTTGCAAGAGACGTTGGTTCCGCAGACATACGTTGCGGCGACACCCGAGCTGACCAACAAGGCTGGC is from Bacteroidota bacterium and encodes:
- a CDS encoding SprB repeat-containing protein, with the translated sequence MQACTAYTFNWSNGATTEDVSNLTAGNYSVTITDANGCSTSSSFTLTEPALLVSSGVAATYVCGTNVSCNGANDGSINLTVTGGASCTAYTFNWSNGATTEDVSNLTAGNYSVTITDANGCSTSSSFTLTEPALLVSSGVAATYVCGTNVSCNGANDGSINLTVTGGASCTAYTFNWSNGATTEDVSGLTAGNYSVTITDANGCSTSSSFTLTEPALLVSSGVAATYVCGTNVSCNGANDGSINLTVTGGASCTAYTFNWSNGATTEDVSNLTAGNYSVTITDANGCSTSSSFTLTEPALLVSSGVAATYVCGTNVSCNGANDGSINLTVTGGADCVAYTFNWSNGATTEDVSNLTAGNYSVTITDANGCSTSSSFTLTEPALLVSSGVAATYVCGTNVSCNGANDGSINLTVTGGASCTAYTFNWSNGATTEDVSNLTAGNYSVTITDANGCSTSSSFTLTEPALLVSSGVAATYVCGTNVSCNGANDGSINLTVTGGADCVAYTFNWSNGATTEDVSNLRAGNYSVTVTDANGCSTSSSFTLTEPALLVSSGVAATYVCGTNVSCNGANDGSINLTVTGGADCTAYTFNWSNGATTEDVSNLTAGNYSVTITDANGCSTSS
- a CDS encoding SprB repeat-containing protein, with product MLVSSGVAATYVCGTNVSCNGANDGSINLTVTGGADCVAYTFNWSNGATTEDVSNLTAGNYSVTITDANGCSTSSSFTLTEPALLVSSGVAATYVCGTNVSCNGANDGSINLTVTGGASLHSLHLQLEQRRNNRGCQQPDCWQLQRHDHRCQRLQHKQQLHAHRASLVGQLRCRRNLCLRNECLLQRCQ
- a CDS encoding SprB repeat-containing protein, with translation MLVSSGVAATYVCGTNVSCNGANDGSINLTVTGGASCTAYTFNWSNGATTEDVSNSLAGNYSVTITDANGCSTSSSFTLTEPALLVSFGVAATYVCGTNVSCNGANDGSINLTVTGGASCTAYTFNWSNGATTEDVSNLTAGNYSVTITDANGCSTSSSFTLTEPALLVSSGVAATYVCGTNVSCNGANDGSINLTVTGGASCTAYTFNWSNGATTEDVSNLTAGNYSVTITDANGCSTSSSFTLTEPALLVSSGVAATYVCGTNVSCNGANDGSINLTVTGGASCTAYTFNWSNGATTEDVSNLTAGNYSVTITDANGCSTSSSFTLTEPALLVSSGVAATYVCGTNVSCNGANDGSINLTVTGGADCVAYTFNWSNGATTEDVSNLTAGNYSVTITDANGCSNQLKLHAHRAGIVGQLRRSRNLCLRNERKLQRCQ